The DNA sequence GTAGCTGTTGCCGTTTCGTGCTTTGACAGGAAGGAGTCCTGACTCTGTGTGTCAGAGTTCAGTCACAGACTATACACACAGGTGTGGAGTGTTGCACACACAgcttctgctccagctgccattTTGTCATCTCAAATGCAGTCTGTTCAGAtctccttcttttttcttcctgcttaTTGTGCTTTAGAGTATTAACTGTTAGTTAGAAAGGAGCACTTCCATTTGTCATTTATTTTTCAGGGTCAGTGtttcaacatttttttctttgagatgCACATGTGTTGTCCTTAGGACTTGTTTTGTACAGAGCATACAAGAACTCGTGTGTGTCATACTTTGTGTCACAAGGAGAGATCAGAGGGCCCTATGCAAGGTGGTCAGCATTGTGCCAGGTACTGCACAGATTGAACTCAGGGCAGGGAAGGATATTCTGGGTTAGAGGAAGATGGATGTGCTGCCTGTGTCCCACTGAAGGTGTGTGTTTCTGTTCTGTGGAGCTGGAACACTGAATGCTCTGGAGAGCTCTCCATCACTAATGTTGGCCAGGAAAGGTCACCCAGGGCATGAGGGAGCAGATCCTATTGACACACTAGATCTGGGAGGAAGAGAGCTGAAGTTCTGTATTTGCAGTGTGACGTGGCTGGCCTGGTGGTCTAGGAACACTTCCTGCATTTTATTAAATGCTATATATGAATTTGATACTCTTAACAGGCACTATAACAGCTGGATGAGCTCGCTTGCATAGTAATAGTATTGTTTTAAAGCAAGTGCCAGATGTAGAGGCTTATTGCCCACAGGCACTGATCTGTTCAGCTGCCAATATCAGCTTTCTACTCTCTTGTTCTGGCTGTAGCATGACTTTTCCCCTTGCTTCTTCAGAGGTTATCCACCTCAGCAAACTGGTGCCTTGGCACTCTGAGGGCATATTGGGGTGCTGATGGTGTCAGTTAGGCTACAGTTAGATTTGcccaccttcccttcccatAATACCTGGGTTTACTTCTGTGTTGTGTCACATCCATAGAAATCTTCCCTGAGCTGATTGGAAAGATCTCTGTGCTTCTGGGATGTTCATAACAAATCTGCAAATTGTTGGATGGGCTGTGAGTTTAACAGGATGGGTGCTCATTAGAGGTTTCAAATTAAAATGCTGccaagctggagctgctgcattgCACCTGTTGTGTGGTGTTGCTGctgttgcagctgctgcctgtgtctGTGTTCCTTGCTGCAAAGTGTGCATCTCTTAGGAGCTGAAGTTCTGGAGAACCTAACTGTGAGCACTTTGGAGCAGTAAATTGCCTTCCTGAAGTATAACAACTACCAGGGGTAATGGCCCATCAGGGCTTTGGAGCATTGCTGCTGTATGTTTAATAAATTATAAACCAAATATATCTTAGGGAAATACAGATAATTTAAAGTTTCTGCTGCTTACTACAGGGGATTCAGGATTGTCTGTTTGGGTCCATTTTTGGATGTGTTGAAAGAATCATTTACATTTGCAGTCTAAAGAAGAGAGCCTTTTGCACCAATGAATGATGCTTTCTCTAATCATATTGTTCTCACTACAGTGCTTAAGCAAAAACCATTTCAGAAGCATTTCATAGTTTAAAGGTTTGCAGGTTTCTGATTCTTATACTAGTCTTAAAATTTCTCAGTCTTTCTAGCATTTCCTGTGATCCACAGGACAGATTAAATAAATTAGCATAGAGAAACTTGTAGTGTGTTCTGTAGATTTATTTTGAACCTGTTTTCCATCAAGCTTTTCTGTACTAATGTTCCCACCTGGAACAGCAATGCTAGCAAACAttgcctttttttaaaacacctGTAAAAGCTGtcagattttctttttgtgaGTGATGCAGCAGTCTACATAAAACAAGAAGCAAACCAGAAGGGGTGGAGAAGAGGGGACATACATACTCGTCTCACTTTTAGACAAGACTCAATGGATGGGTTTGGTATATTTTTTCAGGATTAGATTAGTGGCTGCTTTTTGGTAGTGGTGGTTGTCTTTGACAGGTTTGTAGCTTTGAGCTGAGATCTGCCTTTGTTTAGAACCAGTTCAACATCCTTCAAGCAGTGAGATATCCGGACAAAAAGGAATTTCATCTAATCCTTCTTTTGAGGAAAATATAACAAGAAAAGAGCAGAGTACAGCATAAAGCAGATCTTGTGCTAATGCCAGTTAGGAACATCATACTCTTAACAAGAAATTGGGGGATATAAGCAGGGTgttggcctgcaagatgtgaaAACTCTGGTATGAGCAAGTAAACCTTTAGCTGGAGTTCTCAATACTGCAGGGCAGAAAGGATGAGAGTCCAGGAGATCCACAGGGAGGTGTTGAGAATCCTCACAcactaggaaagaaaaaaaaaaacaggaacagTCTGGGTAGGCAAATCTTGTTTTTTCTTGGAAAGGAGACTGATGTGACACATGATGAGTCTTCAGGGAAGTAAATAGTTACTGTATAATAGAAAGCAACAAAGTTTGCTATTTCCATTGTGAGTGGGGCAGAAAATACAAAGTAGTGGCAGAGGACATCAAAATCAGTAATTAAGAAGGGTTTTCCTTTCTAATAATAAGGGTAGTCAAGCACTGGAATAGATGGCTAAGGGTGGTTGTACAGTCCCCAGCATTACCAGTCATTTTTAAAAGAGCAGTTTGAAGAAGTAATGACACTTACTGTTGATTGAGCCTTGGAAGAAAAAAGGATTAGTGTCTTCACATGGTTTCCTTCTGAATCATTTTTCTAgatgtcttttaaaaaaatgagctAAAGTAATGTAGGAATATCCTGGGAAAATAGCAAAAAATTACTCTGTGGCTTTGCAAAAATGTATTGGTTTACATTTATTCCTATTTTCCTTctcatttgaaatattttgatagTTTAGGTGATGTAAAATGTATTGTGAGTTGAACTGTTGAACTGTGCATTATCCCCAATTTTTTTGTACGTTTATTAGAAAGATCATGCATATAAAAAGAaacttgtattaaaaaaaaagcctgcaTTCAGGCAACTATTGAGTTTTGTAATTTCTCCAATAGTTCAAAAACATCTTTGATGTTTTTTATATCTTAAACTGAAACAATATCACTTTGGTGGCAGCCCAGACCATCATATGTGagttataaatttataaatatgaaaataatttgaGATCTCAGAAAAGTAGTGCATTTATTTTACGTGGCAAAGTTATTACAATCCAAATCAGTCATTGGCTGGAAAAGCTAACAAAAATGCATGTGAATAAAAAACCTTATCCATCTGGTGTTGTTTATGTCTTGCAACTGTATTGTACTGGTCATCACTTAGTCCACATGATCTGCATATGATTGTtcaggggtttttgtttgtcttGATTTATAGATGACTTTGATGAGCTTGTGGTGAGTAACAATGATGTTGTGCTCAGAAATATCGCTGAAGATTTGCGGAATCGTTTACCCATCGAGGCAATGTTCACTTCAGAACATCAAGCTGTTCAGAAAGTAAGCTAATTGTTATGGTCTGATTTTTGACTGAACCACATCATTTATTCTGATGGCATTTTAGCAGTAGTTTATAATAGAAAATGAGCATGGATTGACATATAGGAAATCTCAGTTTGGTTCTCAGGTCTGTTGCTCTATGTTTGCATGACTCCAAGAAAGTTGCTTCATAGTTTTTAATGCTTTGATCATATGTTATTTGGGATAGCTTTCATTCTGTGTGGTATGGCACCTGTCACAGTGATTCTTCAGTGCTAGCTCCATAATAGACTTTTAACAGCCCCCTTAAAGACAGCAGGAACATAAGGCCAGTGTTTGCTGTTGCCATAATGTGGGCAGCCCCGAGATGATATCCAGCTCTTTTCAGATTCTCATGCCTCAGAAACAGGTGGGCTGTGAGTCCTGTGGGAGGAGAGTGCACCTTTCCTACTTGACCTGTCAGTGTGCAAGGAAAGTTAATGCATTTCCCAGAAAAGTGATGTGTGGCTCTTCAGTGGGAGAAGTGGATTGGCCACATGCAGCAAGcctggaaaagggaggaaagataAGTAGGAGGATGAAGATTATTCCCCTTGAAATTATGAGAGGGCAGGCATCTCAACTGGTATATTTTTGATTGAAAGTGACACCCATGTTAATTAGGGGTGCTTCTAGATAGAGGCATAAGGCACAATGATGGAAACAGTCAGTTGAGGCTGAGAAGCAGAATTGACCTTTCTGCTAAGTTTAAGTTACATTCTTCTCAttaaaagaggaggaaaagcttCTTTTACCCTGTATGTTCTCTAGCCAAGCAAGCACTAAAGAGACAAAATTCACATAGGCCTCCCTACTCAGGTATCAAAACcagtttgcttttgtttgttgACCACCACTTACTGGTTATCTCAGTGGAATTTGATAACCCAGTTTACATGCAGGATTTCTgtagcttaatttttttttttttttttttttttttttggtaattgtTGCATAGGGAAAAGTGTGGATctcggggattttgggaaaggtAGGATGGTGGGACAGTTAACATGTGACAGTGTAACTGAAGTTAAGAGACTTGGTTATGCCTTTCTAAGGTTTTGTTCCTCTTCTCAGATACACCAGCATCCACTGCCCATGATTCATGTTGATGCATTCCtttatgatgatgatgatgttgaTTCATTGTGTGAGGAGGGGAAAATGAGTAGGAGCTACTGCACAGAGTGTGGCTCATACAAAACTGCATCTTTAGGTAAGTGTTCTTTCGGGAACATGAGAAACAAATTGAGTTTAACTAAACTGGTTTGTGCAATGACTCAGCTGGACATGACAACATCCAGCTGATGGGGGATTTTGTCCAGACTGCTGCAATATACAGGccagaattatttctcataACCAGTGGAAGGAGGCTCCTACACATGTAAGTTGAATTAATTTGCAGTGTGAGTGACAATTGTTGCCCACAAAAACTGGGCAGGTTAGAGGCAGGCTAATGTACCACTGGAGAGGAAGATGCAAGAGGAAGACAATACTGTAGAGTCCATGCAGTAGCCTGCATCTCCTCTTGCATGCTGAAGAACAGTGGAAAGCACCATCTGTCTTAAAGCTTGTGTGTGGTGGTACAGATCAGTGCTGTTGCCAGTAGAGCACAGCCATGGAAGGAATAGTTTATATGGAGAACATTCCATTCATTAAAACTTTGGAGTTGAAATTAAAGCTGTTAATATGTCTGCCCACAAAAAGTTTTGCACAAATTGTGTTTGCTACGTTTCCTTTTTCAGTTAAACAGTTCCAAGATACTTCGTTTTGTATTCTTTAACATACTGTGCAGAAAAAGGTAATTCAGTTTCATGAAGGATTTCGAAATTCTCCATGTAAGGCAAGGAATCCTCAGACTTGGGACAGGCTTCTTGGCTGATTACCTCTGATCTGCAAACCCTGCCCTAGTGCACTAGTGCAGGCAAGAAACCACACAAGGTTTCAGTGAAGATAATACTTCAGGTTACTATTTCAATGGTTAATTACACAGTAGTTAGTACTGCCCACCCAACACCTTTGTTCTGTTCTTATTTCCCAGAGTTTATTTCGCATTCCTTTTCCCTCATGGAACTGAAGTTTCTTTATCACCATGTACTGCCTGACCTGACAGGAAAGGTAGTGGTTGACGTTGGCTCCAGGCTTGGTGCAGTGCTATTTGCGGTAACTTCCAGCACAGGAATTCATATTTTTTTACTGTGACAaacattttccctcttttctgaCTGCCTACTCTCATTACTCAATATTGGATGGGTCATTCTGAGAGGCACCTCTGATCTGCCTCTCTGAGAAGTGTAAGGTGCTGTTTACTAGCAATTTCAGTTCTTCCTCTGTTGCTCACAAGAGGGAATAGAAATGATCCTGCTTATGGAGAGGAAAAGTCTGTTGTCCAACAGAGTAGCATATTGCTGTCACACATGCTGCTCTTTTGCTCATTCCTGCTGTCTCTTTCATGTCAGTTTGTCCTCTTATGTCTTGACCATGCCTATATATTAGTTATGTTAAATTCCTTTATGAAGCTGATAAACTGTTAAAATATACAAAGGAACACTTTGATATGTATTTGTCTCCAAAAACATATTGTCCTGCgctgcattttaaaatgcacATAAAATACTTCATCAAGAAACTTGAGTGCAATTTTGATTGCTTTTGGCATGGCTGGTACAACATATGGCCAACAGCAATGCAAAACACACATTACTACTTTCTTAAAAAAGTCAATGTGTGTTTAGGGCTCAATCTTGCAAACACTTGAGCATGTGATTTTACTCATTTGAATAGTCTAATTTTGGGATCACTCAAATGAGGAAAGTTACTCCCATTTGTAAATATTTGCAGCATTGGGTCCTTAAATGGTAACACTTTGGCTAggctgatttttattttgaagtatTCAAATGCTTGTATTATTATAGTAGAAGATACTTTCAAAGCACTCTTTCACAAAAAGAGTTCTGCTTTGTAATATGGTCTTGCCTTGGAGGAGGGGTGACTTCACAGGTTGCTTTTCTACTCTCTGAGTAGAATGGTTTCAAAAAACCTTGAAAATGAAGTTGTACATGTGGATCTCAGATATTCTGTATCTTCAGCATTGTTTGTCTTTGCCATTGTTGGCAAAGTGTAATTATTCTGCTCAATGGAGACAGTGGCACTTAAAGCAGTATCTTTGTTAGGGCACTGTATGCTCAAGTATTTGTACTTCTTTTCTCTAACATTTCCAATGGCTTCCCCAAATCTAATCCCCAAATCTTAGCCCAAAACTGAACTATTTTTTGGGCTTAATATTAAGTGATAATgtagctttttgttttttgcatATATACCTGTATGAAGCATCTGAAAATGTCAGTAATACAGTAACTAAGAGAAGCTGACAAAGACTTGGTATCAAAATATCCCACTATATTATTGGTATATTGTCCTCCATTTTCACTCATTTTGGCTTTGTTATGtctcatgatttttttcttttctcttgatATTTTCTTCTTCAATTCTCCCAAGTAACAAAAATGACATGTAGAGTCTTTTCCCTTCACACTATTTTTGTAATTTGTTTTGTACATacaccttttttctttcttagacTATTTTCCATCTGTTTTGCAGTTCAAGTGAACTTGGAGCTTTCCCTTTCTTGTTTTTTTGATGTGCCATTTTGGATCTCTTACTAACATTTGTGACGCTTAAGTAGGAATTGCCAAATCAGGAGCTTAGCTTTGAAAAATACTTCAAATCCACTGAAAGACATTTCTCAACTcactattttaaaatgtttctctAATCTTAACGCGTGTTTaattctcttctttttaaatgaaaaatttgaACTTGTTTTAAAGGAATCACAGTTACTGAATTTCCTTTTCCTAATGTAGGGTTATCTTTATAGCTCAGCTTCCCAGCTGTATGGAGTAGAAATGAATGCAGACTTTTGCCAGTTGCAAGAAATCATGATTACAAAGTACGAGTTCATTGACAGAATAAAGGTAACCAAATATATGTTTtagtttttgtatttttaactaCTGTGTACAAGGTATCTGGTTTGAGTGAGTGGCTGGTAAATCAGCATTCTGAGAAGTTTCTGCTTTAGCTTGTTTTGATCCTAAACAAAGGCTTTGCATTAGGAAATAAAAACCTTATAGTAAAGAGGAAGAGGGAAATTATCAAAATATCAATCACTTAGCCTTTTTCCTGACTGGACTTACCCGTTGGCTCACACAAAACAGATAAATCTTAGCCAATTCTCCCAGTGAAATCAATTGCCACTCACTTCTGTGAAACTGAGTGTATAGAGAATTTCTGTCACAAACACTAAAGTAAATGTCTGTGATTCACTTTTGTtagcagaaaaatgtttttaggaTTTGCAAATTTGCATCTAAGGATACCTAAAGGACTTAGAATTATTCATATTTCCTTTCATAGAATGCCAGTGTATATGTACCTTCCACAAACAAAATGGGTTTCAAAGAAAGTGCTATCATTATGGGAATCACTTCTCTAGTTTCATTATGGAATAGCTACTAAtattttaaagaggaaaaaaaaattcctttctggACCAGACCCATGATTTTATTACCAGCCAAAGTTGGTAAGTAGAGTACGCTGAATAGAATACTGGCTTTAATCCTGTGTTGTATGCACGTGCTCTTGAATGGAGTCACACAAACTGCTGAGTATGGTAATTTCTTGGGTATTAAGGTAACCCAATTTTAACCTAGAAATAAGTAATAGACATATTTAACACAGGGTAAGCAATAGCAGTGGGTTGCTCAATTCAGTCACAGTTGCTGACAGGTTATCCATAACCTTTGGGTTTTGTGTATGTTTTATGTTCATAACACTTTACTGTGATGAAACTGAAAGTACAGTTAGGAGCTCTGTCAAGTTAATTCAGTGGAGCTGGAGATCTATAGGCATGCTTTTCAGCCctgtatatttttattataagcttttatgtattttcttCACACCTTGTAATTCTGCTGAAGTATTCATTTTGGAGCATAAAGATAAGATAATAGGTTTTCAAAGCAGTGCCGGAGGACTTAGCTATTTGAGTCTCATTAAATGCTAATTTAGTCATGTGACTCCTGTTATCACACTGCTTTGAACATTTCAatcttatatttttatttcacccCCAAATGAATTCTCTCCAGAGGTACATACCAGGTTGAAAAATTGTGAGAATCCAGATGCTGGTCATAATTCATGGCTTaagtttgaaaaatattttagaggCTCTTCTACATAGAGATTGTTTTTTCAAgatattctgaatttttattaGAATATGCTCCTAAAGGATAGCAAAGTGAAATGGTATCTTTAGTGGCTAAATCTCTGAGTGAACCTTGTGTTTCTTTGATCAACACTTGGTTTTTTAAAGTACATAGAGGGTTGCTCAGCATCTTTTGCCATTTGAGGAAACATTCAGCTACTGGGAGGAAAGTAAACAGTTCAACAGATCTTAGGAAACTTGAGACCTCAATTCAGAAATTGCCTGTAGTCATGAAAGGCTTGGTGTGTATTCCACTGGATGACTGGGCAGTTTTAAAATCAGTTGCTGCCTCCTCTGTTGTGCCAGCGCACAGCCAAGCAGATCAGAGAGCTGGTTCAGCTGAAACCCAACCCAGCAATATTGGGGTT is a window from the Zonotrichia albicollis isolate bZonAlb1 chromosome 6, bZonAlb1.hap1, whole genome shotgun sequence genome containing:
- the LOC102072047 gene encoding uncharacterized protein LOC102072047 isoform X1; the encoded protein is MELAAARRAVLAAVRGTRAADLPRLLHWMRNTHDFDELVVSNNDVVLRNIAEDLRNRLPIEAMFTSEHQAVQKIHQHPLPMIHVDAFLYDDDDVDSLCEEGKMSRSYCTECGSYKTASLEFISHSFSLMELKFLYHHVLPDLTGKVVVDVGSRLGAVLFAGYLYSSASQLYGVEMNADFCQLQEIMITKYEFIDRIKVVHADICTQPSLLQKADVVVMNNVFEYFLDRQEQARAWEFIACNVRKRGSLLVTVPSLEESLSKLQTDVQLSQWVEEVQLNYDVYVEKDVDREALEQIHLYKIL
- the LOC102072047 gene encoding uncharacterized protein LOC102072047 isoform X2 is translated as MELAAARRAVLAAVRGTRAADLPRLLHWMRNTHDFDELVVSNNDVVLRNIAEDLRNRLPIEAMFTSEHQAVQKIHQHPLPMIHVDAFLYDDDDVDSLCEEGKMSRSYCTECGSYKTASLEFISHSFSLMELKFLYHHVLPDLTGKGYLYSSASQLYGVEMNADFCQLQEIMITKYEFIDRIKVVHADICTQPSLLQKADVVVMNNVFEYFLDRQEQARAWEFIACNVRKRGSLLVTVPSLEESLSKLQTDVQLSQWVEEVQLNYDVYVEKDVDREALEQIHLYKIL